One Pseudonocardia sediminis DNA window includes the following coding sequences:
- a CDS encoding CaiB/BaiF CoA transferase family protein — protein sequence MTEPALHDVRVLDMTEGIAGPYAASVLGDLGADVVKIERPQGDWGRTSGAILHEGFGSVFVAMNRNKRCLGLDVRTDGGQQVVRDLVRRSDVIVSNYRPGAMDRLGLGFDDVTALRPGIVYATVSAFDPGGPYAELPGNDTGLQAASGLMDLIGEPDGPPLRVAVPVVDFTAALFAVQGILAALHNPASARRVDVSLINAAAALQGLPLTEFLHTGEPPRRQGNQNAFLAPAGAFATADGRYVTVSCLRESHWCNLCRVLGREDLTSDPRYVDNASRVEHRTALNAEIAPLLAQRTQAEWLPLLRDADVLTAAVNDFDDVVSDPGLGPTLPVNDTGLSGDGGSRAVGYPVRFDGRFPAHERGPARAGEHSAEVLRDLGYDDAAVDDLVTAGAVFLASP from the coding sequence ATGACCGAACCGGCGCTGCACGACGTCCGCGTGCTGGACATGACCGAGGGCATCGCCGGGCCCTACGCCGCGTCCGTGCTCGGTGATCTCGGCGCGGACGTCGTCAAGATCGAACGTCCGCAGGGCGACTGGGGACGGACGTCCGGCGCGATCCTGCACGAGGGATTCGGCTCGGTGTTCGTGGCGATGAACCGCAACAAGCGCTGCCTCGGCCTCGACGTGCGCACCGACGGCGGGCAGCAGGTCGTCCGGGATCTCGTGCGGCGCAGCGACGTGATCGTGTCCAACTACCGCCCCGGCGCGATGGACCGCCTCGGGCTGGGCTTCGACGACGTCACGGCGCTGCGGCCGGGGATCGTCTACGCCACGGTCAGCGCGTTCGACCCCGGCGGTCCCTACGCGGAGCTGCCGGGCAACGACACCGGCCTGCAGGCCGCGAGCGGTCTGATGGACCTGATCGGCGAGCCGGACGGGCCGCCGCTGCGGGTCGCGGTGCCGGTCGTGGACTTCACCGCGGCGCTGTTCGCGGTGCAGGGCATCCTCGCCGCGCTGCACAATCCGGCGAGCGCGCGGCGCGTCGACGTCAGCCTGATCAACGCCGCCGCGGCGTTGCAGGGCCTGCCGCTGACCGAGTTCCTGCACACCGGCGAGCCCCCGCGACGGCAGGGCAACCAGAACGCGTTCCTCGCCCCGGCCGGCGCGTTCGCCACCGCCGACGGCCGGTACGTCACCGTCTCCTGCCTGCGTGAGAGCCACTGGTGCAACCTGTGCCGGGTGCTGGGCCGCGAGGACCTGACCAGCGATCCCCGTTACGTCGACAACGCCTCACGGGTCGAGCACCGCACCGCCCTCAACGCCGAGATCGCCCCCCTGCTGGCGCAGCGGACCCAGGCCGAGTGGCTCCCGCTGCTGCGCGACGCCGACGTGCTCACCGCCGCGGTCAACGACTTCGACGACGTCGTGTCCGACCCGGGCCTCGGCCCGACGCTGCCGGTGAACGACACCGGCCTGTCCGGCGACGGCGGGTCCCGCGCCGTCGGGTACCCGGTGCGGTTCGACGGGCGGTTCCCCGCCCATGAGCGCGGTCCGGCCCGCGCGGGCGAGCACTCGGCGGAGGTCCTGCGCGACCTCGGCTACGACGACGCCGCCGTCGACGACCTCGTCACCGCCGGCGCGGTCTTCCTCGCGTCCCCCTGA
- a CDS encoding isocitrate lyase/PEP mutase family protein, which produces MVTTADKAATLQKLHSDSELLLVVNVWDAITAKVVAETEGTKALATPSHGIAASHGYDDGENIPRDEMIEAIGLIVRTAGDLPVTADLESGYGDPGGTVARAIGVGAVGANLEDKVAPLADAVKAVEAAVAAAEKEGVPFVLNARTDAFLKAGDKDPEEVLTDAIARGKAYLDAGASNFFVPGKLDETQVGRLVEALGERKVNLIGIPGSIPLARAQELGVSRVSYGPWSQNVALTALAKLAEDVYAGGGLPADTRKLN; this is translated from the coding sequence ATGGTCACCACCGCCGACAAGGCCGCCACACTGCAGAAGCTGCACTCCGACTCCGAGCTGCTGCTCGTCGTCAACGTCTGGGACGCGATCACCGCGAAGGTCGTCGCGGAGACCGAGGGGACGAAGGCGCTCGCCACCCCGAGCCACGGCATCGCCGCCTCGCACGGCTACGACGACGGCGAGAACATCCCGCGCGACGAGATGATCGAGGCCATCGGCCTGATCGTGCGCACCGCGGGCGACCTCCCCGTCACCGCCGACCTGGAGTCCGGATACGGCGACCCGGGCGGCACGGTCGCCCGCGCGATCGGTGTCGGCGCGGTCGGGGCGAACCTCGAGGACAAGGTCGCTCCGCTGGCCGACGCGGTGAAGGCCGTCGAGGCCGCCGTCGCCGCGGCGGAGAAGGAGGGCGTGCCGTTCGTGCTCAACGCCCGCACCGACGCGTTCCTCAAGGCCGGCGACAAGGACCCGGAGGAGGTCCTGACCGACGCGATCGCGCGCGGCAAGGCCTACCTCGACGCCGGTGCGTCGAACTTCTTCGTGCCCGGCAAGCTCGACGAGACCCAGGTCGGGCGCCTGGTCGAGGCGCTCGGGGAGCGCAAGGTCAACCTGATCGGCATCCCCGGCTCGATCCCGCTGGCCCGCGCGCAGGAGCTCGGCGTCTCCCGCGTCTCCTACGGCCCGTGGAGCCAGAACGTCGCGCTCACCGCCCTGGCCAAGCTGGCCGAGGACGTCTACGCCGGCGGCGGCCTGCCCGCCGACACCCGCAAGCTGAACTGA
- a CDS encoding acyl-CoA dehydrogenase family protein, with protein MRRTLYTDDHEQYRATVREFLARDVAPRFLDWEAERRIDREVFRTAAEQGVYALSVPEEYGGSGETDYRYRMVVNEEVARIGATSFGMTLGLQDDLVLAYLLDLTTEEQRKRWLVPFTRGELLGALAMTEPGTGSDLQGIRTAAHRDVPGDETSDWILTGSKTFISSAATADVVIVAVRTDPDAGSHGFSLLMVERDMPGFTRGRTLEKVGLHGQDTGELYFDRVRVPAENLIGTEGRGMAHLMSHLPQERLGIIASAYTVAREVYSATVRYCFDRTAFGKAVGDFQHSRFVLAEMETELDVAEAYVDRCVHAFNAGELTAVDAAKGKWYLSELQKRVTDQCVQLHGGYGYMLEYPVARAFVDGRIQTIYGGTTEIMKEIIGRDIAGRARP; from the coding sequence ATGCGGCGCACGCTCTACACCGACGACCACGAGCAGTACCGGGCCACGGTGCGGGAGTTCCTGGCCCGTGATGTCGCTCCCCGCTTCCTCGACTGGGAGGCCGAGCGGCGGATCGACCGCGAGGTCTTCCGCACCGCGGCGGAGCAGGGCGTCTACGCACTGTCCGTCCCCGAGGAGTACGGCGGCTCCGGCGAGACCGACTACCGCTACCGGATGGTCGTCAACGAAGAGGTCGCCCGAATCGGGGCGACGTCGTTCGGGATGACGCTGGGCCTGCAGGACGACTTGGTGCTCGCTTACCTGCTCGACCTCACGACCGAGGAGCAGCGCAAGCGCTGGCTCGTCCCGTTCACCCGCGGCGAGCTGCTCGGCGCGCTGGCGATGACCGAGCCCGGCACCGGCAGCGACCTGCAGGGCATCCGGACCGCCGCGCACCGTGACGTTCCGGGGGACGAGACCAGCGACTGGATCCTCACCGGCTCCAAGACGTTCATCTCCAGCGCGGCCACCGCCGACGTCGTGATCGTCGCGGTGCGCACCGACCCGGACGCCGGGTCACACGGCTTCAGCCTGCTCATGGTCGAGCGCGACATGCCCGGCTTCACCCGCGGGCGGACCCTGGAGAAGGTCGGACTGCACGGCCAGGACACCGGCGAGCTGTACTTCGACCGGGTCCGCGTCCCGGCCGAGAACCTGATCGGCACCGAGGGCCGCGGGATGGCACACCTGATGAGCCACCTCCCGCAGGAGCGGCTCGGCATCATCGCCTCGGCCTACACCGTCGCCCGGGAGGTCTACTCCGCGACGGTGCGCTACTGCTTCGACCGCACCGCGTTCGGCAAGGCCGTCGGGGACTTCCAGCACAGCCGCTTCGTCCTCGCCGAGATGGAGACCGAGCTCGACGTCGCCGAGGCCTACGTGGACCGGTGCGTGCACGCGTTCAACGCCGGCGAGCTCACCGCCGTCGACGCGGCCAAGGGCAAGTGGTACCTCTCCGAGCTGCAGAAACGCGTCACCGACCAGTGCGTGCAGCTGCACGGCGGGTACGGCTACATGCTGGAGTACCCGGTCGCCCGGGCGTTCGTCGACGGCCGGATCCAGACGATCTACGGCGGCACCACCGAGATCATGAAGGAGATCATCGGGCGCGACATCGCCGGACGAGCGCGTCCCTGA
- a CDS encoding enoyl-CoA hydratase/isomerase family protein, with amino-acid sequence MVLITDVDDVRYVTLNRPDKLNALTRSDVDEVATAVHEGAATARVIVFGGAGDRAFSAGMHLDTFAGLVADPDRTPDVIGAVKHMLDTVRQAQVPTICAVRGHCLGAAFELALACDLRIATPGSRFGLPEIDIGLPCIMESALLSQYVGLARAKQIMLTGDVHDAATMSDWGFLNEIVDDVDARATELASSLAGKSRAGLASQKRLFELWQNVGFAEGSAQSIHEIDRVFHDPETHEIVRRVAGGPG; translated from the coding sequence ATGGTCCTGATCACCGACGTCGACGACGTCCGGTACGTGACGCTGAACCGCCCGGACAAGCTGAACGCCCTGACCCGTTCCGACGTCGACGAGGTCGCCACCGCCGTCCACGAGGGTGCCGCGACGGCGCGTGTGATCGTCTTCGGAGGCGCGGGCGATCGCGCGTTCTCCGCCGGGATGCACCTCGACACGTTCGCCGGGCTGGTGGCCGACCCGGACCGGACCCCCGACGTCATCGGCGCCGTCAAGCACATGCTCGACACCGTCCGTCAGGCGCAGGTCCCGACCATCTGCGCCGTGCGGGGGCACTGCCTGGGCGCGGCGTTCGAGCTGGCCCTGGCCTGCGACCTGCGGATCGCCACACCGGGCTCGCGCTTCGGGCTCCCGGAGATCGATATCGGCCTGCCGTGCATCATGGAGTCGGCCCTGCTCTCGCAGTACGTCGGCCTCGCCCGGGCCAAGCAGATCATGCTCACCGGCGACGTCCACGACGCGGCGACCATGTCGGACTGGGGCTTCCTCAACGAGATCGTCGACGACGTCGACGCGCGCGCCACCGAGCTGGCGTCGTCGCTGGCCGGGAAGTCCCGGGCCGGGCTCGCGTCGCAGAAGCGCCTGTTCGAGCTGTGGCAGAACGTCGGCTTCGCCGAGGGCAGCGCGCAGAGCATCCACGAGATCGACCGGGTCTTCCACGACCCGGAGACCCACGAGATCGTCCGGCGGGTGGCGGGCGGGCCCGGCTGA
- a CDS encoding MDR family MFS transporter → MTSTTAPVRTAGSPDPDAAGATSRRSVLIPLSGLLTALFVGVLSSTIVSNALPRILGELGGSQAQYTWVVTASLLAMTASTPIWGKLADLFSKKLLVQISILIFIVGSVLCGFSTSTSELIGYRVLQGLGMGGLTALAQVVIAAIIPPRERGRYSGYLGAIMSVAIVGGPLLGGVIVDSALGWRWCFFVAVPLAAISLVVLQRTLSVPTIKREVHIDYLGALLIAGGVSAVLLWTSLGGKNFPWVSWTSLAVLGAGIVALALAVLTESRVREPIIPLFLFRQRTVVLAIVAGLFVGVAMFGSTVFLSQYFQLSRGATATQAGLMTLPMIAGMLIASTVAGQLITRYGRWKRYLVLGAVSLTAGLTLTALFLSAEVPYWQLAIFMALVGIGIGMTQQNLVLAVQNTVSMRDMGSASSTVAFFRSLGGSAGVAGLGAVLAGSVAGSVNSGLAALGIPAGSTSVSGGTIPNLATLPDPVRQIVTEAYGAATAHVFAFAAPLAALALIAILFMRETPLRTTIDIEPDGPVDESAASLPLPRTGRHELVSSDAEPAPALAGSTGGGRHRV, encoded by the coding sequence GTGACCTCGACAACCGCGCCGGTGCGTACCGCCGGATCCCCCGACCCGGACGCGGCCGGCGCGACCAGCAGGCGCAGCGTGCTCATCCCGCTGTCCGGGCTGCTGACCGCGCTGTTCGTCGGCGTCCTGTCCTCCACGATCGTCTCCAACGCCCTGCCCCGGATCCTGGGCGAGCTGGGCGGCAGCCAGGCGCAGTACACGTGGGTGGTGACGGCGTCGCTGCTGGCGATGACCGCCTCGACCCCGATCTGGGGCAAGCTCGCCGACCTGTTCAGCAAGAAGCTGCTGGTCCAGATCTCGATCCTGATCTTCATCGTCGGCTCGGTGCTCTGCGGGTTCTCCACCAGCACCTCGGAGCTGATCGGCTACCGGGTGCTGCAGGGCCTGGGCATGGGTGGCCTGACGGCCCTGGCGCAGGTCGTGATCGCAGCGATCATCCCGCCGCGCGAGCGGGGCCGGTACTCCGGCTACCTCGGCGCGATCATGTCCGTCGCGATCGTCGGCGGCCCGCTGCTGGGTGGCGTCATCGTGGACTCGGCGCTGGGCTGGCGCTGGTGCTTCTTCGTCGCGGTGCCACTGGCCGCGATCTCCCTGGTCGTCCTGCAACGCACCCTGAGCGTGCCGACGATCAAGCGTGAGGTGCACATCGACTACCTCGGTGCCCTGCTCATCGCGGGCGGTGTCTCGGCGGTCCTGCTGTGGACCTCGCTGGGCGGCAAGAACTTCCCGTGGGTCTCCTGGACCTCGCTGGCCGTCCTCGGCGCCGGGATCGTCGCACTCGCACTCGCGGTGCTCACCGAGTCGCGGGTCCGCGAGCCGATCATCCCGCTGTTCCTGTTCCGCCAGCGCACCGTGGTGCTGGCGATCGTGGCCGGGCTGTTCGTCGGCGTCGCGATGTTCGGCTCGACGGTTTTCCTGAGCCAGTACTTCCAACTCTCCCGCGGTGCGACCGCCACCCAGGCCGGGCTGATGACGCTACCGATGATCGCCGGGATGCTGATCGCCTCGACCGTCGCCGGGCAGCTGATCACCCGGTACGGCCGGTGGAAGCGCTACCTGGTGCTCGGCGCGGTGTCGTTGACGGCCGGTCTGACGCTCACGGCCCTGTTCCTCTCCGCCGAGGTCCCCTACTGGCAGCTGGCGATCTTCATGGCACTGGTCGGGATCGGCATCGGCATGACCCAGCAGAACCTGGTGCTGGCCGTGCAGAACACCGTGTCGATGCGGGACATGGGCTCGGCGAGCTCGACCGTCGCGTTCTTCCGCTCGCTGGGCGGCTCCGCCGGTGTCGCCGGGCTGGGCGCGGTGCTGGCCGGCTCGGTCGCCGGCAGTGTGAACAGCGGGCTGGCCGCGCTGGGGATCCCGGCCGGGTCGACGTCGGTCTCCGGCGGGACGATCCCGAACCTCGCCACACTGCCCGACCCCGTCCGCCAGATCGTGACCGAGGCCTACGGCGCCGCCACCGCGCACGTGTTCGCCTTCGCCGCGCCGCTGGCCGCACTCGCGCTGATCGCGATCCTGTTCATGCGGGAGACCCCGCTGCGCACCACGATCGACATCGAGCCCGACGGCCCCGTCGACGAGAGCGCCGCCAGTCTCCCCCTCCCCCGCACCGGGCGTCACGAGCTCGTCTCCTCCGACGCCGAGCCCGCCCCGGCCCTGGCCGGCAGCACCGGTGGAGGACGGCACCGTGTCTGA
- a CDS encoding PaaI family thioesterase, with product MDDHELPDDGDIETRRAAITRLGEQLRELTHVMVSTEMPTDVLDEATETLRALTGTLGAKTRGLHEVPSVDDFDAGIRMFNAGSGPANPTAPPVVARMVDGRVIGRATVGLAHEGHFTLAHGGILAVLLDDVLGRTVIAHATAPSMTAGLELRYRKPVPLHTPLVITGELVGIEGRRVTVRGTICAEAEPDVVLTEADALFVQLREDQMVTMFGSTTGAGAGVAQASET from the coding sequence GTGGACGACCACGAACTCCCCGACGACGGCGACATCGAGACCCGCCGCGCGGCGATCACCCGGCTCGGTGAGCAGCTGCGCGAGCTCACCCACGTCATGGTCTCCACCGAGATGCCGACCGACGTGCTCGACGAGGCGACGGAGACGCTCCGCGCACTGACCGGGACGCTCGGCGCGAAGACCCGCGGTCTGCACGAGGTGCCCTCGGTGGACGACTTCGACGCCGGGATCCGGATGTTCAACGCCGGCTCCGGCCCCGCCAACCCGACGGCGCCGCCGGTCGTCGCGAGGATGGTGGACGGCCGCGTCATCGGGCGGGCGACGGTCGGCCTGGCGCACGAGGGGCACTTCACCCTCGCCCACGGAGGCATCCTGGCGGTGCTGCTCGACGACGTCCTCGGCCGGACCGTGATCGCGCACGCGACCGCGCCCTCGATGACCGCCGGTCTCGAGCTGCGGTATCGGAAGCCGGTCCCGCTGCACACGCCGCTGGTGATCACCGGCGAGCTGGTCGGGATCGAGGGCCGCCGGGTGACCGTCCGCGGCACGATCTGCGCCGAGGCGGAGCCGGACGTGGTCCTGACCGAGGCCGACGCGCTGTTCGTCCAGCTGCGCGAGGACCAGATGGTGACGATGTTCGGCTCGACGACCGGCGCCGGAGCGGGCGTTGCGCAGGCCTCCGAAACGTGA
- a CDS encoding phytoene desaturase family protein — protein sequence MPDPTPEATFDALVVGAGAGGLFAAARLAHAGYRTLVVESLDKVGGRASTTDIDGFRVNDGAIVIEVGGITEETFAEVGAEFDVRAPEVPVLYRVGSKDLDVTRGGWGLLLSQMTRQGAKLLSGIGAARKDDDALPGEELSTADWVARYSTNEAVQGVFRNMCAAVFAVSSEELPARVFLTYFTRKSAFKRFGFCPDGTIGVWESLAATVSRRGGEIWLSSQVEALHVADGRVTGATVLRDGAQVEVACSVAVSDAGPAATVGLVGAEHLPADYLEQVRLKDRPCSMLALNFASRDRLVDVPGMLLFSKSRRLCYVANFTDTCPEMAPPGWNLYVGGSVPKPAVGDFDEEQEIELLKADLREQVPGFDDARILSVAVMRDGWPPQRAVAGYDLTPETPIANLWNVGDGVKEYANGGTTACAETAKLVVDRILERHPLRATV from the coding sequence GTGCCCGACCCCACGCCCGAGGCCACGTTCGACGCGCTCGTGGTGGGCGCCGGCGCCGGTGGCCTGTTCGCCGCCGCGCGGCTCGCGCACGCCGGCTACCGCACGCTCGTCGTGGAGAGCCTGGACAAGGTCGGCGGACGCGCCTCCACCACCGACATCGACGGCTTCCGCGTCAACGACGGCGCCATCGTGATCGAGGTCGGCGGCATCACCGAGGAGACGTTCGCCGAGGTCGGCGCCGAGTTCGACGTCCGTGCACCGGAGGTCCCGGTGCTCTACCGGGTCGGGTCGAAGGACCTCGACGTCACCCGCGGCGGCTGGGGCCTGCTGCTCTCCCAGATGACGCGGCAGGGCGCGAAGCTGCTCAGCGGCATCGGCGCCGCCCGCAAGGACGACGACGCGCTGCCCGGCGAGGAGCTCTCCACCGCCGACTGGGTGGCGAGGTACTCGACCAACGAGGCCGTCCAGGGCGTCTTCCGCAACATGTGCGCGGCGGTGTTCGCGGTCAGCTCCGAGGAGCTCCCGGCACGGGTGTTCCTCACCTACTTCACTCGCAAGTCCGCGTTCAAGCGCTTCGGCTTCTGCCCGGACGGAACGATCGGCGTCTGGGAGTCCCTCGCCGCGACCGTCTCCCGCCGCGGCGGCGAGATCTGGCTGTCGTCGCAGGTGGAGGCCCTGCACGTCGCCGACGGGCGGGTCACCGGCGCGACCGTGCTGCGCGACGGCGCGCAGGTCGAGGTCGCCTGCTCGGTCGCGGTCAGCGACGCCGGCCCGGCCGCGACCGTCGGCCTGGTAGGAGCCGAGCACCTGCCCGCGGACTACCTGGAGCAGGTCCGGCTCAAGGACCGCCCGTGCTCGATGCTGGCCCTGAACTTCGCCAGCCGCGACCGTCTCGTCGACGTGCCGGGGATGTTGCTGTTCTCGAAGTCCCGGCGGCTCTGCTACGTCGCGAACTTCACCGACACCTGCCCGGAGATGGCCCCGCCCGGCTGGAACCTCTACGTCGGCGGCTCGGTCCCGAAGCCCGCGGTCGGCGACTTCGACGAGGAGCAGGAGATCGAGCTGCTCAAGGCGGACCTGCGCGAGCAGGTCCCCGGCTTCGACGACGCCCGGATCCTGTCGGTCGCCGTCATGCGCGACGGCTGGCCGCCGCAACGCGCGGTCGCCGGCTACGACCTGACGCCCGAGACGCCGATCGCGAACCTGTGGAACGTCGGCGACGGGGTCAAGGAGTATGCCAACGGCGGCACGACGGCCTGCGCGGAGACGGCGAAGCTCGTCGTCGACAGGATCCTGGAACGCCACCCGCTGCGCGCGACGGTCTGA
- a CDS encoding TetR/AcrR family transcriptional regulator produces the protein MPRRTPRHETEGPGSKSAQTRGRLLDAAAAVLARKGFAGSRLVDIAEQAQVQAPAIYYYFPSREDLIEEVMFVGAEAMRSHLTDALAALPPGTPPADRIAAAVESHLRHELEISDYSRAIIRNGNQLPEQVGARAMAEVAAYNEIWRGLVADLAAAGQLRTGLDPAVARMMVLGSLNWAAEWWDPERGGIDEVIGIAQSMVLHALRP, from the coding sequence ATGCCCCGCCGGACGCCGCGACACGAGACCGAGGGGCCGGGGTCGAAGTCGGCACAGACCCGCGGACGCCTGCTCGACGCGGCCGCCGCCGTCCTCGCCCGCAAGGGGTTCGCCGGCTCCCGGCTCGTCGACATCGCCGAGCAGGCCCAGGTGCAGGCCCCGGCGATCTACTACTACTTCCCCTCGCGCGAGGACCTCATCGAGGAGGTCATGTTCGTCGGCGCGGAGGCGATGCGCTCGCACCTCACCGACGCGCTCGCCGCCCTGCCGCCCGGCACTCCCCCGGCCGACCGGATCGCGGCCGCCGTCGAGTCGCACCTGCGCCACGAGCTGGAGATCTCCGACTACTCCCGCGCCATCATCCGCAACGGCAACCAGCTCCCGGAGCAGGTCGGCGCGCGGGCGATGGCCGAGGTCGCGGCCTACAACGAGATCTGGCGCGGACTCGTCGCCGACCTCGCCGCGGCCGGGCAGCTGCGCACCGGCCTCGACCCGGCGGTCGCGCGGATGATGGTGCTCGGGTCGCTGAACTGGGCCGCGGAGTGGTGGGACCCCGAGCGCGGCGGGATCGACGAGGTCATCGGCATCGCGCAGTCGATGGTCCTGCACGCGCTGCGGCCCTGA
- a CDS encoding TetR/AcrR family transcriptional regulator codes for MARRASAQVSDDGARPDSKSARTRERILDAAAEVLNRNGYAGTRLSDIAEIAQLQAPAIYYYFPSRDDVIQEVVQVGLRRTMAHVEVSLAAMPADATGMERILTAVAAHLEVVLQDSAYSAAAIRNAAQLPTEIREVQLVDQRRYGDLWRSLIDDAVAAGEIEPRLDPGAARMLVIGALNWAPEWWREERGSLADTVRTAQLLVRRGLGTGSD; via the coding sequence GTGGCACGACGGGCGTCCGCGCAGGTGAGCGACGACGGCGCGCGGCCGGACTCGAAGTCGGCGCGTACGCGGGAGCGGATCCTCGACGCCGCCGCGGAGGTCCTCAATCGCAACGGCTACGCCGGCACCCGCCTGTCCGACATCGCCGAGATCGCGCAGCTGCAGGCTCCGGCGATCTACTACTACTTCCCGTCCCGCGACGACGTCATCCAGGAGGTCGTGCAGGTCGGGCTGCGCCGCACGATGGCCCACGTCGAGGTCTCGCTGGCCGCGATGCCCGCCGACGCCACCGGCATGGAACGGATCCTGACCGCGGTCGCCGCGCACCTCGAGGTGGTCCTGCAGGACTCGGCCTACTCCGCCGCCGCGATCCGCAACGCCGCCCAGCTGCCGACCGAGATCCGCGAGGTCCAGCTCGTCGACCAGCGCCGCTACGGCGACCTGTGGCGCTCCCTGATCGACGACGCCGTCGCCGCCGGCGAGATCGAGCCCCGCCTCGACCCGGGTGCGGCCCGGATGCTCGTCATCGGCGCCCTGAACTGGGCCCCGGAGTGGTGGCGCGAGGAGCGCGGCTCGCTGGCCGACACCGTCCGCACGGCGCAGCTCCTGGTCCGCCGCGGCCTGGGCACCGGCAGCGACTGA
- a CDS encoding TetR family transcriptional regulator, translating to MSEQAVLGLRERKKQATRVALAEAALRLSVEHGTDTVTVEQIADAADVSVRTFFNYFSAKEEAIVAGDVDAAGRMVEAFRDRPAGEPLFTALRHALLEMVDDPDQRDRITAQRGLSQSPSLLAHRIGAFVVRERALAEAVAERIGADPDRDVYPSLVAASAMAGLRVAVQRWPGSASPDATGPDLADLVGEVLDLLSAGLLHPPAR from the coding sequence GTGTCTGAGCAGGCGGTCCTCGGTCTGCGCGAGCGCAAGAAGCAGGCGACGCGCGTCGCGCTGGCCGAGGCCGCGCTGCGGCTGAGCGTGGAGCACGGGACCGACACCGTGACCGTCGAGCAGATCGCCGACGCCGCCGACGTCTCGGTCCGGACGTTCTTCAACTACTTCTCCGCCAAGGAGGAGGCGATCGTGGCCGGGGACGTCGACGCCGCCGGCCGGATGGTCGAGGCCTTCCGCGACCGCCCCGCCGGCGAGCCGCTGTTCACCGCGCTGCGCCACGCCCTGCTGGAGATGGTCGACGATCCCGACCAGCGCGACCGGATCACCGCGCAGCGCGGGCTCAGCCAGAGCCCGTCGCTGCTGGCGCACCGGATCGGCGCGTTCGTCGTGCGCGAGCGGGCGCTGGCCGAGGCCGTCGCCGAGCGGATCGGGGCCGACCCCGATCGCGACGTCTACCCCTCGCTGGTCGCGGCGTCGGCCATGGCCGGGCTCCGGGTCGCGGTGCAGCGCTGGCCGGGCTCGGCGTCACCGGACGCGACGGGGCCCGACCTCGCCGATCTGGTCGGTGAGGTGCTCGACCTGCTCTCGGCCGGGCTGCTGCACCCGCCCGCCCGGTAG